Proteins encoded by one window of Martelella endophytica:
- a CDS encoding 6-phosphogluconolactonase: MTIAERPQRKSGLEPLSLRQTGTLLIKSFEDRASMAAAAAADIAAALSARIANRGAVRMIFAAAPSQAEALAELVAAPGIDWSRVTAFHMDDYIGLAADHPSGFANWLDTHLFSRVPFAAVHRLDPGDDPEGAAARYAEKMAEAPIDFVVLGIGENGHIAFNDPPVADFDDPVDVKPVVLDDVCRMQQVNDGCFPDFDSVPQKALTLTVPRLMRADRLFCLVPGSAKREAVRATLHGPVETACPASILRTHSACTLYLDRDSDPDA; the protein is encoded by the coding sequence TTGACGATCGCAGAACGCCCCCAGAGAAAATCCGGCCTTGAGCCTTTGTCGCTGCGCCAGACCGGAACGCTTCTGATCAAGAGCTTCGAGGACCGCGCCAGCATGGCGGCGGCGGCGGCGGCGGATATCGCCGCTGCGCTCAGCGCGCGGATTGCCAATCGCGGCGCGGTGCGGATGATTTTCGCCGCGGCGCCCAGCCAGGCCGAGGCTCTGGCCGAACTCGTGGCCGCGCCGGGGATCGACTGGTCGCGGGTGACCGCCTTCCATATGGACGACTATATCGGCCTTGCTGCCGACCATCCGTCGGGCTTCGCCAACTGGCTCGATACCCATCTCTTTTCCCGAGTGCCGTTCGCCGCGGTCCATCGCCTCGATCCGGGCGATGATCCGGAGGGCGCTGCGGCGCGTTACGCGGAAAAGATGGCCGAGGCGCCGATCGATTTCGTCGTGCTGGGCATCGGCGAAAACGGGCATATCGCCTTCAACGACCCGCCGGTTGCCGATTTCGACGATCCGGTCGACGTCAAGCCCGTGGTGCTTGACGATGTCTGCCGCATGCAGCAGGTCAATGACGGCTGCTTTCCGGATTTCGATTCGGTGCCGCAGAAAGCGCTGACGCTGACAGTGCCGCGGCTGATGCGCGCCGACCGGCTGTTCTGCCTGGTGCCGGGCTCGGCCAAGCGCGAGGCCGTGCGCGCAACGCTCCATGGCCCGGTGGAAACGGCCTGCCCGGCGAGCATTCTGCGCACCCATTCCGCCTGCACCCTATACCTCGACAGGGACTCCGACCCCGATGCCTGA
- a CDS encoding LacI family DNA-binding transcriptional regulator: MIKRDKGVTISQVAAEAGVARSSVSRAFRHPDMLLPETVERIMKAAEALGYVPNHTARALSTGRHGNIALVVPDIANPFFPPLIAATQLEADRSDFCVFLGNTEEKPAQEDKLLGRFAGQVEGLVLASPRLSDERIRAHAAQRPLVLINRDIKGIPRVLIDSGSGVQQAAEHLAALGHRKIVYVNGPHTSWSNRERRAALRSAARKLGLEIVALPPIVPTYQSGHRTVDAILETGASAAIAFDDITAQGILAGLAEYNVAVPGRFSLIGCDDVLGAVTYPALTSVSNRSAEAGRLAVTLLMEALQSGSIREARYVLETHLVIRNTTGPAPN; the protein is encoded by the coding sequence ATGATCAAGCGCGACAAGGGTGTCACCATCAGCCAGGTTGCCGCTGAAGCCGGCGTGGCGCGCTCCAGCGTGTCGCGCGCCTTCCGCCATCCCGACATGCTTCTGCCGGAAACCGTCGAACGCATCATGAAGGCGGCCGAAGCGCTCGGCTATGTGCCGAACCATACGGCCCGGGCGCTTTCCACCGGCCGGCACGGCAATATCGCACTGGTGGTGCCGGATATCGCCAACCCGTTCTTTCCGCCGCTGATCGCCGCAACCCAGCTTGAGGCGGACCGTTCCGATTTCTGCGTCTTTCTCGGCAACACGGAAGAAAAGCCGGCACAGGAAGACAAGCTGCTCGGCCGCTTTGCCGGCCAGGTCGAAGGCCTGGTGCTCGCCTCGCCGCGGCTTTCCGACGAGCGCATCCGCGCCCACGCCGCGCAAAGGCCGCTGGTGCTGATCAACCGCGACATCAAGGGCATCCCGCGCGTGCTCATCGATTCCGGCTCCGGCGTGCAGCAGGCGGCGGAACATCTGGCCGCGCTTGGCCACCGCAAGATCGTTTATGTCAACGGCCCGCATACATCCTGGTCGAACCGCGAGCGGCGTGCAGCGCTCAGAAGCGCTGCACGCAAGCTCGGCCTCGAAATCGTGGCGCTGCCGCCGATCGTGCCGACCTACCAGTCCGGGCACCGCACCGTCGACGCCATTCTCGAGACCGGTGCGAGTGCCGCGATCGCCTTTGACGACATCACCGCCCAGGGCATCCTGGCGGGGCTTGCCGAATATAATGTCGCGGTGCCTGGACGGTTCAGCCTGATCGGCTGCGACGACGTGCTCGGCGCGGTCACCTATCCGGCGCTCACCTCGGTCTCGAACCGATCGGCAGAAGCCGGGCGCCTCGCCGTCACCTTGCTGATGGAAGCCCTGCAATCCGGCTCGATCCGCGAGGCGCGTTACGTTCTCGAAACCCACCTCGTCATCCGCAACACCACCGGCCCTGCCCCGAACTGA